A window of Streptomyces sp. N50 contains these coding sequences:
- a CDS encoding potassium transporter Kup: MRDTVRLAVVIGALGVVFGDIGTSPIYTLQTVFSPSDPHPVPVSTQNVYGVVSLVFWSVMVIVTVTYVLLAMRADNEGEGGIMALITLVRQWSSQRGRRAAVVLTGLGIFGASLFFGDSMITPAISVLSAVEGLKVVEPSLDDAVVPITAVIIVLLFLVQRRGTAAVGRVFGPIMILWFVAIGACGVVGIADHPAILRALWPSYALGFLFGHFGTAFFALAAVVLAVTGAEALYADMGHFGRRAITRAWMFLVFPACILSYFGQGALILDDPDNISSPFFLLVPHWGRWPMVLLATAATVIASQAVITGAYSVASQAAQLGYLPRLRIAHTSESTIGQIYVPWINWLLMVSVLTLVFAFRSSAALAFAFGMAVTGTITITTLLFFYVARAKWGTPRWLIATGATLLLFVDLLFVAANLTKLVHGAWLPLLIGITAFTVMTTWQRGREVVTAERAEHEGSLREFVDQLRSGERPVLQVPGTAVFLNRSKKTAPLAMRANAELNHVRHEQVVILSIETEPVPRVPADRRIVVDGLGYADDGIIHVTARFGYMETPDVPATLAMLDPADTEGPLLLDQASYFLSTIELRRGPAPTMAPWRKRLFIATSHITADAAEHFGLPRDRTIIMGWHIEV, from the coding sequence ATGCGGGACACGGTGCGGCTCGCGGTGGTGATCGGGGCGCTCGGGGTGGTCTTCGGGGACATCGGGACCAGCCCGATCTACACCCTCCAGACCGTGTTCAGCCCGAGCGACCCGCACCCGGTCCCGGTCAGCACACAGAACGTGTACGGGGTGGTGTCGCTGGTCTTCTGGTCGGTGATGGTCATCGTCACGGTCACCTATGTGCTGCTGGCGATGCGTGCCGACAACGAGGGTGAGGGCGGCATCATGGCGCTCATCACGCTGGTGCGGCAGTGGAGTTCACAGCGGGGCCGGCGCGCCGCGGTCGTACTGACCGGTCTCGGCATCTTCGGTGCCTCGCTCTTCTTCGGCGACAGCATGATCACCCCGGCCATCTCGGTGCTGTCCGCGGTCGAGGGGCTCAAGGTCGTGGAGCCGTCGCTGGACGACGCGGTCGTGCCCATCACCGCGGTGATCATCGTCCTGCTGTTCCTGGTGCAGCGGCGGGGGACCGCGGCCGTGGGGCGGGTGTTCGGGCCGATCATGATCCTCTGGTTCGTGGCCATCGGCGCGTGCGGTGTCGTAGGCATCGCGGATCACCCGGCCATTCTCCGCGCGCTGTGGCCGAGTTATGCGCTGGGCTTTCTCTTCGGCCACTTCGGTACGGCCTTCTTCGCGCTCGCCGCGGTCGTGCTCGCGGTCACCGGCGCGGAGGCGCTCTACGCGGACATGGGGCACTTCGGTCGCCGGGCCATCACCCGGGCCTGGATGTTCCTCGTCTTCCCCGCCTGCATCCTGAGCTACTTCGGCCAGGGCGCGCTGATCCTCGACGACCCGGACAACATCAGCAGCCCGTTCTTCCTGCTCGTGCCGCACTGGGGACGCTGGCCGATGGTCCTGCTGGCCACGGCCGCCACGGTGATCGCCTCCCAGGCCGTGATCACCGGCGCGTACTCGGTCGCCTCCCAGGCGGCCCAGCTCGGCTACCTCCCGCGGCTGCGGATCGCGCACACCTCCGAGTCCACCATCGGTCAGATCTATGTCCCCTGGATCAACTGGCTGCTCATGGTCTCGGTCCTCACCCTGGTCTTCGCGTTCCGCAGCTCGGCCGCGCTGGCCTTCGCGTTCGGCATGGCGGTCACCGGCACCATCACCATCACCACCCTGTTGTTCTTCTACGTCGCCCGCGCGAAATGGGGCACGCCCAGGTGGCTGATCGCCACCGGCGCGACCCTGCTGCTCTTCGTGGACCTGCTGTTCGTGGCGGCCAACCTGACCAAGCTCGTCCACGGCGCGTGGCTGCCGCTGCTCATCGGCATCACCGCGTTCACCGTCATGACGACCTGGCAGCGCGGCCGCGAGGTCGTCACCGCGGAACGCGCCGAACACGAGGGCTCGTTGCGCGAGTTCGTCGACCAACTCCGCAGCGGGGAACGGCCGGTGCTCCAGGTGCCCGGCACGGCGGTGTTCCTCAACCGGAGCAAGAAGACGGCGCCCCTGGCCATGCGGGCCAACGCGGAACTCAACCACGTACGGCACGAGCAGGTCGTGATCCTGTCCATCGAGACCGAACCCGTGCCCCGCGTCCCGGCCGACCGGCGGATCGTCGTCGACGGCCTCGGCTACGCGGACGACGGGATCATCCACGTCACCGCCCGGTTCGGCTACATGGAGACACCGGACGTGCCCGCCACGCTGGCGATGCTCGACCCGGCCGACACCGAGGGGCCGTTGCTGCTCGACCAGGCGTCCTACTTCCTGTCGACGATCGAGCTACGGCGCGGCCCGGCACCGACGATGGCCCCCTGGCGCAAACGGCTGTTCATCGCCACCTCCCACATCACGGCCGACGCCGCCGAACACTTCGGCCTGCCCCGCGACCGGACGATCATCATGGGCTGGCACATCGAGGTGTAG
- a CDS encoding NAD(P)/FAD-dependent oxidoreductase, with translation MRHRIAVVGGGPAGLTFARVLHRHGHPVTVLERDPAPDARPPGGTLDLHEGLGQRALEKAGLLAEFHALSRPEGQAMRILDTDGTVLRDWRPRPDELANPEIDRGELRDLLLGSLDVRWGRGVTRVVPGTRDGAVVQFADGRQEMFDLVVGADGAWSRVRPAVSSATPHYTGVTSVETSIDDVDTRHPDLGRLIGDGSVAVYGVNRSLVAQRNSGGHVKVNTRFRAPQDWHTKVDPADGEAVRASLLDLFDGWAAPVLDLLRHGTAFVHRPVYVLPVSHTWTHVPGVTLLGDAAHLMPPLGVGANLAMLEGAELAESIAAGPEDAGPEDLDEAVRAFETRMWARAGKWAKITAAGLERLVSPDPAEALAVFDEVQPS, from the coding sequence ATGAGACATCGCATCGCTGTCGTCGGAGGCGGCCCGGCCGGCCTGACCTTCGCCCGCGTCCTGCACCGCCACGGCCACCCCGTCACCGTCCTCGAACGCGATCCCGCCCCCGACGCCCGCCCGCCGGGCGGCACGCTGGACCTGCACGAAGGGCTCGGTCAGCGCGCGCTGGAGAAGGCGGGGCTGCTGGCGGAATTCCACGCGCTGTCCCGTCCCGAGGGGCAGGCCATGCGCATCCTGGACACGGACGGGACCGTCCTGCGCGACTGGCGACCCCGTCCCGATGAACTGGCCAATCCCGAGATCGACCGCGGGGAACTCCGTGACCTGCTGCTCGGCTCTCTCGACGTCCGGTGGGGCCGGGGCGTGACGCGGGTGGTGCCGGGGACCCGGGACGGGGCGGTCGTCCAATTCGCCGACGGGCGACAGGAGATGTTCGACCTCGTGGTCGGCGCGGACGGAGCCTGGTCCCGGGTCCGCCCGGCGGTCTCGTCGGCGACGCCCCACTACACCGGCGTCACCTCGGTCGAGACCTCCATCGACGACGTCGACACCCGCCACCCCGACCTCGGCCGGCTGATCGGCGACGGTTCCGTGGCCGTGTACGGCGTGAACCGCTCCCTCGTCGCCCAGCGCAACAGCGGCGGCCACGTGAAGGTGAACACCAGGTTCCGCGCGCCGCAGGACTGGCACACGAAGGTCGATCCGGCCGACGGCGAGGCCGTACGGGCGAGCCTGCTGGACCTGTTCGACGGCTGGGCCGCGCCCGTCCTCGACCTCCTCCGCCACGGCACCGCCTTCGTCCACCGCCCCGTGTACGTCCTGCCCGTGTCCCACACCTGGACCCACGTCCCCGGGGTGACGCTGCTCGGCGACGCCGCCCATCTGATGCCTCCGCTGGGGGTGGGCGCGAACCTCGCGATGCTGGAAGGCGCCGAACTCGCCGAGTCCATCGCCGCGGGCCCTGAAGACGCGGGCCCTGAAGATCTGGACGAGGCCGTCCGCGCCTTCGAGACGCGGATGTGGGCACGGGCCGGCAAGTGGGCGAAGATCACGGCCGCCGGTCTGGAACGCCTCGTGAGCCCGGACCCCGCCGAAGCCCTCGCCGTCTTCGACGAGGTCCAGCCATCCTGA
- a CDS encoding TetR/AcrR family transcriptional regulator, giving the protein MTVWDRPEPPTRPVPLDRERIVAAAVALADEGGLEAVSLRKVAARLEAGPMRLYGYIATKEELFDLMVDEVQAEILPEEQPGDWREALRVLAHRTRQAALRHEWLADLLGGRPALGPNGLAVTEATLAALDGLADIDTVLRAAGTVGAYVTGAIRREVANLRAERATGLSKHDWQRAHGPHVTRMLATGRFPALARAVHDGTDVDAETSFATGLDWVLDAVAAKLTRPQA; this is encoded by the coding sequence ATGACTGTGTGGGACCGGCCCGAGCCGCCGACTCGCCCCGTGCCGCTGGACCGGGAGCGGATCGTCGCCGCCGCCGTCGCGCTGGCCGACGAGGGCGGGCTGGAAGCGGTGTCGTTGCGCAAGGTCGCCGCCCGGTTGGAGGCCGGCCCGATGCGGCTGTACGGCTACATCGCCACCAAGGAGGAGCTGTTCGACCTCATGGTGGACGAGGTCCAGGCCGAGATCCTCCCCGAGGAACAGCCCGGTGACTGGCGGGAGGCGCTGCGCGTCCTCGCCCACCGCACCAGGCAGGCCGCTCTCCGTCACGAATGGCTGGCCGACCTGCTCGGCGGCCGCCCGGCCCTGGGCCCGAACGGCCTCGCCGTGACCGAGGCCACGCTGGCCGCCCTCGACGGCCTCGCCGACATCGACACCGTCCTGCGTGCCGCGGGGACGGTCGGCGCCTACGTCACCGGCGCGATCAGGCGCGAGGTCGCGAACCTACGGGCCGAGCGCGCCACGGGCCTGTCCAAGCACGACTGGCAGCGCGCCCACGGCCCGCATGTGACGAGGATGCTGGCCACGGGCCGCTTCCCGGCGCTGGCCAGAGCGGTGCACGACGGCACGGACGTGGACGCCGAGACGTCCTTCGCGACCGGCCTGGACTGGGTCCTCGACGCCGTGGCCGCCAAACTCACCCGACCGCAGGCGTGA